A window of Mucilaginibacter paludis DSM 18603 contains these coding sequences:
- a CDS encoding PAS domain-containing sensor histidine kinase, with amino-acid sequence MNKLSPKPIINGQTIATNEERFRALVTATADIVYSMSADWRVMRQLDGRGFLLDTHEPIANWITKYVHPDDYEKVKTTIREAIEAKKIFELEHRVLRADGTPGWTLSRAVPILDSNGKIVEWFGAASDITQRKSAEEALREAKEQSEQQKRLYETITSSTPDLIYVFDQDYRFTYANGALLSMWGKSWDDAIGKGLLDNGYEPWHAEMHHREIDQVKTTKQPIRGEVSFPHATLGRRIYDYIFTPVINEYGEVEAVAGTTRDITDIRNAEIAISESEARFRTMADSTDVMISVGNESGSIIYFNEAWARVTGRTTTQLLKDGWFDLIHAEDKEAVIKNFSTSLLEKKPWQWEFRIPDSQNKYRWLLSRGAPRFRSDGSFAGYISSTVDITEIKENEQRKNAFISMVSHELKTPLTSAISYIQVSQKKALTYDDTLTSGMLERAAKQLGKMTSMINGFLNLSRLESGKIYIDRQRFDISLLMREAEEESLASISSHHLVFEPATVSWVNADREKISQVINNLISNAVKYSPAGSTIRLSCTTANDMMQVSVADDGMGISQEDLPRLFERYYRAKGNATRHIAGFGIGLYLCCEIIKGHGGEIWAESEPGKGSKFSFTIPIVR; translated from the coding sequence ATGAATAAGCTATCACCCAAACCCATTATAAATGGGCAAACAATTGCTACCAATGAGGAACGTTTCCGTGCGCTGGTTACAGCTACCGCCGACATTGTGTATAGCATGAGTGCCGACTGGCGGGTGATGCGGCAATTAGATGGCCGGGGATTTTTGTTGGATACCCACGAACCGATAGCTAACTGGATAACAAAATACGTTCATCCCGATGATTATGAAAAAGTAAAAACGACTATTCGCGAAGCCATTGAGGCAAAAAAAATATTTGAGCTGGAACACCGGGTACTACGGGCTGACGGCACACCCGGTTGGACGCTCTCGCGCGCAGTGCCCATTCTGGACAGCAATGGCAAAATTGTAGAGTGGTTTGGCGCGGCCAGTGATATTACGCAACGTAAAAGTGCCGAAGAAGCCCTGCGCGAGGCCAAAGAACAATCAGAACAACAAAAAAGGCTATACGAAACAATTACCTCAAGCACGCCCGACCTGATCTATGTTTTTGACCAGGATTATCGTTTCACTTACGCTAACGGTGCCTTGCTTTCTATGTGGGGCAAAAGCTGGGACGATGCTATTGGAAAAGGTTTACTTGACAACGGCTACGAGCCCTGGCATGCCGAGATGCACCACAGGGAGATTGACCAGGTTAAAACAACCAAACAACCTATTCGCGGTGAAGTCTCTTTTCCGCACGCTACATTAGGCAGGCGCATCTACGATTATATTTTCACCCCGGTTATTAACGAGTATGGCGAAGTAGAAGCCGTAGCCGGCACAACGCGTGATATTACCGATATCCGTAATGCCGAAATAGCTATTTCGGAAAGCGAGGCACGTTTCCGTACCATGGCCGATAGTACAGATGTGATGATTAGCGTCGGGAACGAATCAGGCAGCATAATTTACTTCAACGAAGCCTGGGCCAGGGTAACGGGACGCACTACCACCCAATTATTGAAGGATGGCTGGTTTGACCTGATACACGCCGAGGATAAAGAAGCGGTGATCAAAAACTTTTCCACCTCGCTTCTCGAAAAAAAACCATGGCAATGGGAATTCCGCATCCCCGACAGTCAGAACAAGTACCGGTGGTTGCTGTCCCGGGGCGCCCCACGTTTCCGGTCCGACGGATCTTTTGCGGGTTACATCAGTTCTACGGTGGATATTACGGAAATCAAAGAAAATGAGCAGCGTAAAAACGCCTTCATCAGTATGGTAAGCCATGAGCTAAAAACACCGCTTACCTCGGCCATCAGCTATATCCAGGTTTCCCAAAAGAAAGCATTAACGTATGATGACACACTAACATCGGGCATGTTGGAGCGTGCGGCCAAACAGTTGGGCAAGATGACCAGCATGATCAACGGCTTCCTCAACTTGTCGCGGCTCGAGTCGGGCAAGATCTACATCGACCGCCAGAGGTTTGATATATCCCTGTTGATGAGGGAAGCCGAGGAAGAATCGCTGGCGTCCATATCAAGCCATCACCTGGTGTTTGAACCAGCTACCGTGAGCTGGGTAAATGCCGACAGGGAGAAGATAAGCCAGGTGATCAATAACCTGATTAGTAACGCCGTTAAATATTCCCCGGCAGGTTCAACCATCCGGCTATCTTGTACAACGGCCAACGACATGATGCAGGTAAGCGTAGCCGATGACGGAATGGGCATAAGCCAAGAGGACTTGCCCAGGCTTTTTGAGCGTTATTACCGGGCAAAAGGCAATGCAACCAGGCATATTGCGGGCTTTGGCATCGGGTTATACTTGTGCTGCGAAATTATCAAAGGCCATGGCGGCGAGATCTGGGCGGAAAGCGAGCCGGGT